One Pyrus communis chromosome 13, drPyrComm1.1, whole genome shotgun sequence genomic window carries:
- the LOC137712987 gene encoding embryogenesis-associated protein EMB8-like, translating to MARAYLGNSPPLSYLRHVSHLHGYTRLPACSPLLVTSSAAPMAHPSLEILGGGCDLFLPALTTLTRPYDPYPVIGSNRHVETIFASFYRSTPDVRLRRECLRTADDGAVALDWISGDDRLLPPDSPLLILLPGLTGGSDDSYVKHMLVRAKSKGWRVVVFNSRGCGGSPVTTPQFYSASFLGDMCEVVAHVGSRYPKANLYAVGWSLGANILVRYLGQESNACRLSGAVSLCNPFNLVIADEDFHKGFNNVYDKALANSLCKIFKKHARLFEDMGGEYNIPLAANAKSVREFDDGLTRVSFGFKSVDDYYSNSSSSNSIKDVCTPLLCIQAENDPIAPNRGIPHEDIKDNPNCMLIVTPKGGHLGWVAGAEAPFGAPWTDPVVMDFLEHLQRGKLEAFSTSNLEGVHRSSEGLHILEV from the exons ATGGCCAGAGCCTACCTGGGCAACTCACCACCTCTCTCCTACTTACGCCACGTGTCCCACCTCCACGGCTACACTCGCCTCCCCGCCTGCTCCCCCCTCCTCGTCACCTCATCCGCCGCCCCCATGGCCCATCCGTCCCTCGAAATCCTCGGCGGCGGCTGCGACCTCTTCCTCCCCGCCCTCACCACCCTGACCCGACCCTACGACCCGTATCCGGTAATCGGGTCGAACCGCCACGTCGAGACCATATTCGCTTCGTTTTACAGGTCCACTCCCGACGTCAGGCTCCGTCGCGAATGCCTCCGTACTGCAGACGACGGTGCCGTTGCCCTCGACTGGATATCCGGCGACGACCGCCTTTTGCCCCCCGACTCCCCGCTCCTCATTCTCCTG CCTGGTTTAACTGGAGGGAGTGATGACTCGTATGTGAAGCATATGCTGGTTCGCGCCAAAAGTAAAGGGTGGCGGGTGGTGGTGTTCAACAGCCGCGGTTGCGGCGGCAGTCCTGTAACAACTCCTCAG TTCTATTCGGCTTCATTTTTAGGAGATATGTGTGAAGTAGTGGCTCATGTTGGTTCTCGGTATCCGAAAGCTAATCTCTATGCTGTTGGTTGGTCTCTTGGCGCTAACATTCTCGTTCGCTACTTGGGTCAG GAATCTAATGCATGCCGTCTTTCTGGTGCTGTCTCGTTGTGTAATCCTTTCAATTTGGTCATTGCAGATGAGGACTTCCATAAGGGCTTTAATAATGTTTATGACAAAGCTCTTGCAAATTCACTCTGCAAAATTTTCAAGAA GCATGCTCGACTCTTTGAAGACATGGGTGGTGAGTATAATATTCCGTTGGCTGCCAATGCAAAGTCCGTCAGGGAGTTTGATGATGGACTAACTCGCG TTTCATTTGGCTTCAAGTCAGTAGATGACTACTACTCCAATTCCAGTAGTTCAAATTCCATAAAGGATGTCTGCACACCATTGCTTTGCATTCAG GCGGAAAATGATCCAATTGCTCCAAACCGGGGAATTCCTCATGAGGATATCAAG GACAATCCAAACTGCATGTTGATAGTCACACCCAAAGGTGGCCATCTAGGGTGGGTTGCAGGCGCTGAAGCTCCATTTGGAGCTCCTTGGACTGATCCAGTCGTCATGGATTTCCTTGAGCATCTGCAGAGAGGAAAACTTGAAGCCTTTTCAACTAGTAATTTGGAAGGCGTGCACCGGAGTTCAGAGGGCTTGCACATCTTGGAAGTATAG